A part of Sugiyamaella lignohabitans strain CBS 10342 chromosome D, complete sequence genomic DNA contains:
- the PCS60 gene encoding Pcs60p (Oxalyl-CoA synthetase; capable of catalyzing conversion of oxalate to oxalyl-CoA; catalyzes first step in pathway of oxalate degradation that functions to protect yeast from inhibitory effects of oxalate; peroxisomal protein that binds mRNA; localizes to both peroxisomal peripheral membrane and matrix, expression is highly inducible by oleic acid; similar to E. coli long chain acyl-CoA synthetase; GO_component: GO:0005737 - cytoplasm [Evidence IDA] [PMID 11914276]; GO_component: GO:0016021 - integral component of membrane [Evidence ISM] [PMID 12192589]; GO_component: GO:0016020 - membrane [Evidence IEA]; GO_component: GO:0005782 - peroxisomal matrix [Evidence IEA]; GO_component: GO:0005782 - peroxisomal matrix [Evidence IDA] [PMID 8841414]; GO_component: GO:0005778 - peroxisomal membrane [Evidence IEA]; GO_component: GO:0005778 - peroxisomal membrane [Evidence IDA] [PMID 8841414]; GO_component: GO:0005777 - peroxisome [Evidence IEA]; GO_function: GO:0003824 - catalytic activity [Evidence IEA]; GO_function: GO:0016874 - ligase activity [Evidence IEA]; GO_function: GO:0003729 - mRNA binding [Evidence IDA] [PMID 20844764]; GO_function: GO:0050203 - oxalate-CoA ligase activity [Evidence IDA,IMP] [PMID 24291261]; GO_process: GO:0008152 - metabolic process [Evidence IEA]; GO_process: GO:0033611 - oxalate catabolic process [Evidence IDA,IMP] [PMID 24291261]) codes for MSTFQEQISRSAKESEAISIPGGPSLSYSQLLTAVRSFQKTLASINIPEKSAISISLPNSIEFAIAFLGTTASSFIAAPLNPNYKESEFAFYIEDVKSSLVIVPKGSFAGHYPAIAAAKKFNAAVAEAYWLGDKIVLDLKYKGKLSDNAHSSIPPSPNPSDVAFVLHTSGTTGRPKAVPLTHANMARTVTNIINTYKLSPKDRSYLVMPLFHVHGLLAGFLAPLGSGGAVIIPPKFSAHAFWNDFLQYQANWYTAVPTIHQILLKSDLPSPVPYIRFIRSCSSSLAPSTFHALEKTFKAPVLEAYAMTEACHQMTSNNLPPGKRKPGTVGVGQGVEIAILDANGNKVKQGQEGEISIKGSNVTPGYINNPKANEESFTKDGYFRTGDQGKLDEDGFVIITGRIKELINRGGEKISPIELDGVMLEHPAVAEAVSFAAPDEMYGQVVNAAIVLKPGAKATEKDIQDFLSSKLSKFKIPQRIFFTKIMPKTATGKIQRRVIASTFLEQNKAKL; via the coding sequence ATGTCAACTTTCCAGGAACAGATTTCGAGGTCGGCTAAGGAGTCCGAAGCAATTAGTATTCCTGGCGGACCTAGCTTGTCGTATTCACAATTGTTGACTGCGGTTCGCTCTTTCCAAAAAACACTAGCAAGCATTAATATCCCTGAAAAATCAGCTATTTCAATCTCCCTCCCCAATAGCATTGAGTTTGCGATTGCTTTTCTTGGTACTACAGCTTCCTCTTTTATCGCAGCTCCCTTGAATCCCAACTATAAAGAATCGGAATTTGCTTTCTACATTGAAGATGTCAAATCATCGTTGGTGATTGTTCCAAAGGGATCATTCGCTGGTCACTATCCTGCTATTGCCGCTGCTAAGAAGTTCAAtgccgctgttgctgaAGCATATTGGTTAGGAGATAAGATTGTTCTCGATTTGAAGTACAAGGGAAAGCTTTCTGATAATGCCCATTCTTCTATACCTCCTTCTCCAAATCCATCAGATGTCGCCTTTGTACTTCACACTTCAGGTACTACTGGTCGTCCTAAGGCGGTTCCTCTGACCCATGCTAATATGGCTCGTACTGTTACCAACATTATCAACACATACAAATTGTCCCCTAAGGATAGATCATATCTCGTGATGCCTCTCTTCCATGTTCATGGCCTTTTGGCAGGTTTCTTAGCACCGTTGGGCTCTGGCGGGGCTGTTATAATTCCTCCAAAGTTCTCTGCTCATGCGTTCTGGAATGATTTCCTCCAATATCAAGCCAATTGGTATACCGCGGTTCCGACTATTCACCAGATCTTGCTCAAATCTGATTTACCTTCTCCGGTACCTTATATTCGATTTATTCGATCTTGCTCGTCTTCTCTTGCTCCCTCCACTTTCCATGCTTTGGAAAAGACTTTCAAAGCTCCAGTACTCGAAGCTTATGCTATGACTGAAGCATGTCACCAAATGACTTCCAATAACCTTCCTCCAGGTAAAAGAAAGCCAGGTACTGTAGGTGTTGGCCAAGGCGTTGAGATTGCCATTTTGGATGCAAATGGAAACAAGGTCAAACAGGGACAGGAGGGTGAGATTTCCATCAAGGGTTCCAATGTGACTCCTGGTTACATAAATAACCCTAAGGCTAATGAGGAGTCATTCACCAAAGATGGCTATTTCCGTACTGGAGATCAAGGCAAACTTGACGAAGATGGCTTTGTTATTATCACCGGGCGTATCAAGGAGCTCATAAATAGAGGCGGTGAGAAAATCAGTCCAATTGAGTTGGATGGTGTTATGCTGGAACatcctgctgttgctgaagCTGTGTCATTTGCTGCTCCTGATGAAATGTACGGTCAAGTGGTCAATGCTGCCATCGTCTTGAAGCCTGGTGCCAAGGCTACTGAAAAGGACATTCAAGATTTCCTTAGCTCTAAACTTTCCAAGTTCAAGATCCCACAGAGAATCTTTTTCACCAAGATTATGCCTAAGACGGCAACTGGTAAAATTCAAAGAAGAGTTATAGCCAGTACATTCTTGGAGCAGAATAAGGCCAAGTTGTAG
- the ISU1 gene encoding iron-binding protein ISU1 (Conserved protein of the mitochondrial matrix; performs a scaffolding function during assembly of iron-sulfur clusters, interacts physically and functionally with yeast frataxin (Yfh1p); isu1 isu2 double mutant is inviable; ISU1 has a paralog, ISU2, that arose from the whole genome duplication; GO_component: GO:0005759 - mitochondrial matrix [Evidence IEA]; GO_component: GO:0005759 - mitochondrial matrix [Evidence IDA] [PMID 10468587]; GO_component: GO:0005759 - mitochondrial matrix [Evidence IDA] [PMID 15143178]; GO_component: GO:0005739 - mitochondrion [Evidence IEA]; GO_component: GO:0005739 - mitochondrion [Evidence IDA] [PMID 11914276]; GO_component: GO:0005739 - mitochondrion [Evidence IDA] [PMID 16823961]; GO_function: GO:0051537 - 2 iron, 2 sulfur cluster binding [Evidence IEA]; GO_function: GO:0008198 - ferrous iron binding [Evidence IDA] [PMID 12970193]; GO_function: GO:0005506 - iron ion binding [Evidence IEA]; GO_function: GO:0051536 - iron-sulfur cluster binding [Evidence IEA,IEA]; GO_function: GO:0046872 - metal ion binding [Evidence IEA]; GO_process: GO:0006879 - cellular iron ion homeostasis [Evidence IMP,ISS] [PMID 10468587]; GO_process: GO:0016226 - iron-sulfur cluster assembly [Evidence IEA]; GO_process: GO:0016226 - iron-sulfur cluster assembly [Evidence IMP,ISS] [PMID 10588895]; GO_process: GO:0016226 - iron-sulfur cluster assembly [Evidence IGI] [PMID 12970193]; GO_process: GO:0016226 - iron-sulfur cluster assembly [Evidence IMP] [PMID 15143178]; GO_process: GO:0002098 - tRNA wobble uridine modification [Evidence IGI] [PMID 17283054]), which produces MFPVSRLALKRTVGMTPRISLSRAYHAKVLDHYNNPRNVGSLDKNDINVGTGLVGAPACGDVMKLQIKVDDNGVIQDVKFKTFGCGSAIASSSYVTELVRGMSLDEAGKIKNTVIAKELSLPPVKLHCSMLAEDAIKSAIKDYRAKRQTPTLGPNAVNASSTAKAAAAH; this is translated from the coding sequence ATGTTTCCAGTTTCAAGATTAGCACTTAAGCGTACCGTTGGTATGACTCCTCGCATTTCTCTTTCTCGTGCCTATCATGCCAAGGTGCTGGACCACTACAACAACCCCAGAAATGTTGGTTCTTTGGATAAGAACGATATCAACGTTGGTACTGGTTTGGTGGGAGCTCCAGCTTGTGGAGACGTTATGAAGCTGCAAATCAAAGTTGATGACAATGGCGTTATCCAAGATGTTAAATTCAAGACGTTTGGCTGCGGCAGTGCAATTGCCAGTTCTTCTTATGTCACTGAATTAGTTCGGGGTATGTCTTTAGATGAGGCTGGAAAGATTAAAAACACAGTTATTGCTAAAGAACTCTCTTTACCCCCTGTCAAGCTCCATTGCTCTATGTTGGCTGAGGATGCTATCAAGTCTGCGATCAAGGATTACAGAGCAAAGAGACAGACCCCAACTTTAGGTCCTAATGCTGTGAatgctagtagtactgcaaaagctgctgctgcccacTAA
- the CTK2 gene encoding Ctk2p (Beta subunit of C-terminal domain kinase I (CTDK-I); which phosphorylates both RNA pol II subunit Rpo21p to affect transcription and pre-mRNA 3' end processing, and ribosomal protein Rps2p to increase translational fidelity; relocalizes to the cytosol in response to hypoxia; GO_component: GO:0005829 - cytosol [Evidence IDA] [PMID 22932476]; GO_component: GO:0005730 - nucleolus [Evidence IEA]; GO_component: GO:0005730 - nucleolus [Evidence IDA] [PMID 15520468]; GO_component: GO:0005654 - nucleoplasm [Evidence IDA] [PMID 15520468]; GO_component: GO:0005634 - nucleus [Evidence IEA]; GO_component: GO:0005634 - nucleus [Evidence IDA] [PMID 22932476]; GO_component: GO:0070692 - trimeric positive transcription elongation factor complex b [Evidence IDA] [PMID 7565723]; GO_function: GO:0003674 - molecular_function [Evidence ND]; GO_function: GO:0019901 - protein kinase binding [Evidence IEA]; GO_process: GO:0006974 - cellular response to DNA damage stimulus [Evidence IEA]; GO_process: GO:0031124 - mRNA 3'-end processing [Evidence IC] [PMID 11118453]; GO_process: GO:0006397 - mRNA processing [Evidence IEA]; GO_process: GO:0032786 - positive regulation of DNA-templated transcription, elongation [Evidence IDA] [PMID 9110987]; GO_process: GO:0045943 - positive regulation of transcription from RNA polymerase I promoter [Evidence IMP] [PMID 15520468]; GO_process: GO:0045903 - positive regulation of translational fidelity [Evidence IPI] [PMID 17545469]; GO_process: GO:0006468 - protein phosphorylation [Evidence IPI] [PMID 7565723]; GO_process: GO:0000079 - regulation of cyclin-dependent protein serine/threonine kinase activity [Evidence IEA]; GO_process: GO:0006355 - regulation of transcription, DNA-templated [Evidence IEA]; GO_process: GO:0006351 - transcription, DNA-templated [Evidence IEA]), with protein sequence MHLLQRTMLYNPVSKFPMHETVVACILVSCKAVDTPKRVREIISTAHKLKSNQPGFVPLTPSQVDEIKMSVISLERQILETVGFDFRIRIPHQYIVKLCKTLGVSDIMVGKISWVVATDSFMTDAPMKYPAHTIALSCIILSAKLKELKSIFPIDSDKLLSPRRVVNQCLTDILDFYINYLQTSQLRALSSSPEFNLSLLSVPTFMNIRMAISRELSKIRAPEPDPATFNGLQIRDPKESDIGTVRYVLNWELEHVKGELIS encoded by the coding sequence ATGCATTTATTACAAAGGACAATGCTATACAATCCGGTGAGCAAATTTCCAATGCACGAAACAGTGGTTGCTTGTATTCTTGTATCCTGTaaagctgttgatactcCAAAACGAGTTAGGGAAATTATCAGCACGGCACACAAACTAAAATCCAATCAACCAGGTTTTGTACCGCTGACACCTAGCCAAGTTGACGAGATAAAGATGTCAGTGATCTCCTTGGAACGACAGATACTAGAAACAGTTGGGTTTGACTTTAGGATAAGAATTCCACACCAATATATTGTCAAGCTATGCAAAACATTAGGCGTTTCGGATATCATGGTTGGAAAAATTTCTTGGGTGGTAGCCACGGATAGTTTTATGACTGATGCTCCTATGAAATATCCAGCTCATACGATAGCCCTATCATGTATTATCCTGTCTGCAAAGCTCAAAGAATTGAAGTCAATCTTTCCTATCGATTCTGATAAATTATTGTCTCCCAGGCGTGTGGTAAACCAGTGTCTGACTgatattttggatttttatATCAACTACCTGCAAACGTCACAACTCAGGGCCTTATCGTCGTCTCCTGAATTTaatctttctcttctctctGTACCAACGTTCATGAATATCCGAATGGCTATTAGTCGGGAGCTGTCTAAAATACGTGCACCTGAGCCCGATCCAGCAACATTCAACGGGCTTCAAATCCGCGACCCGAAAGAATCAGATATTGGAACTGTGAGATATGTTCTCAATTGGGAGTTAGAACATGTCAAGGGAGAGCTGATTTCGTGA
- the UBP14 gene encoding Ubp14p (Ubiquitin-specific protease; specifically disassembles unanchored ubiquitin chains; involved in fructose-1,6-bisphosphatase (Fbp1p) degradation; similar to human isopeptidase T; GO_component: GO:0005737 - cytoplasm [Evidence IEA,IEA]; GO_component: GO:0005737 - cytoplasm [Evidence IC] [PMID 8982460]; GO_component: GO:0005634 - nucleus [Evidence IEA,IEA]; GO_function: GO:0008234 - cysteine-type peptidase activity [Evidence IEA]; GO_function: GO:0016787 - hydrolase activity [Evidence IEA]; GO_function: GO:0046872 - metal ion binding [Evidence IEA]; GO_function: GO:0008242 - omega peptidase activity [Evidence IEA]; GO_function: GO:0008233 - peptidase activity [Evidence IEA]; GO_function: GO:0004843 - ubiquitin-specific protease activity [Evidence IDA] [PMID 19410548]; GO_function: GO:0008270 - zinc ion binding [Evidence IEA]; GO_process: GO:0045721 - negative regulation of gluconeogenesis [Evidence IMP] [PMID 12686616]; GO_process: GO:0043161 - proteasome-mediated ubiquitin-dependent protein catabolic process [Evidence IMP] [PMID 12686616]; GO_process: GO:0006508 - proteolysis [Evidence IEA]; GO_process: GO:0006511 - ubiquitin-dependent protein catabolic process [Evidence IEA]) — MKLAIQADKEEDHFDIQTRVKDLEFGEAQIEQGQVDGLDRVVEGVMKAVSYARKEEIQAWEQEIVPCEHILYLEQVGEPTKLDGETLSHCSECELKENLWLCLVCGNLGCGRAQFGGVGGNGHGLSHYENTGHIASVKLGSITPEGNADVFCYKCGDEVSDPALTEHLHYWGINIAEREKTEKSLTELQVEQNLKWDFSMSSEDGTELLPLFGQGLTGMKNLGNSCYLSSAVQCLFALDRFQKRFNSVGNNSTDNVVANESDPAHSLEIQLRKLADGLLSGRYAVPDETYGPTDESSVKYQRGIAPGMFKALIGRGHSEFSTMRQQDAFEFLIYLLEKISDMCKATGREDPTEIFRFQTERRLECGNCHKVRYRTENQENISIPVPARRLKAPDQVNFDDSSAEVTTYETISIIECLNIFTEPEQIDYKCKSCGQAAGAIASTKFKTFPEILMLNARRFQVINWVPVKLDIPVDVPAGSLNLDRYMSSGPQAGEDVVDAKDDEDDHETSETSSFTANEEALVSLESMGFPRVRCEKALYHTGNSDVEAATNWLFEHMDDPDIDIPLSIGSGSTDSVSLEAVGQLMDMGFSDIQAKYALKQTGGNLEASVEYLFSNPDAGKQEPEEQPQSVTTKKSEPVLLGDASLPADYALTSIICHKGGSIHAGHYVAFINKPISPNESDWVLFNDEKVVRGGEAAEMKKFAYVYLFQRTR; from the coding sequence ATGAAGCTTGCTATTCAAGCtgataaagaagaagaccattttgatattcaaACAAGAGTCAAGGATTTAGAGTTTGGTGAAGCTCAGATCGAGCAGGGACAAGTAGACGGATTGGATAGAGTCGTCGAGGGCGTAATGAAGGCCGTGTCATACGCACGAAAGGAAGAAATCCAGGCCTGGGAACAAGAGATAGTTCCTTGTGAGCATATATTATATCTGGAGCAAGTCGGTGAACCTACCAAGCTGGATGGTGAAACTCTCTCTCATTGTTCAGAGTGTGAATTGAAAGAAAACCTATGGCTTTGTTTGGTATGTGGCAATTTAGGGTGTGGACGTGCTCAATTTGGCGGCGTAGGTGGTAATGGTCATGGTCTCAGTCATTATGAGAACACTGGCCACATTGCATCTGTTAAATTGGGTAGTATCACACCTGAGGGAAATGCAGATGTGTTTTGTTATAAATGTGGAGATGAGGTTAGTGATCCAGCTCTTACCGAACACCTGCACTATTGGGGAATCAATATTGCTGAACGAGAAAAAACGGAGAAGTCATTAACTGAGCTCCAAGTCGAGCAAAACTTAAAATGGGATTTCAGTATGTCTAGTGAAGATGGAACCGAGCTTCTTCCGCTGTTTGGTCAAGGATTAACTGGCATGAAGAATCTTGGAAACTCGTGTTATCTAAGTTCAGCTGTTCAATGCTTGTTTGCACTAGATAGGTTCCAGAAGAGGTTTAACAGTGTTGGCAATAACAGTACAGATAACGTGGTGGCAAATGAGTCCGATCCTGCTCATAGTTTAGAAATACAGCTCCGAAAGCTGGCTGACGGCCTTCTTTCTGGACGGTATGCCGTTCCCGATGAAACATATGGGCCAACTGACGAATCATCTGTCAAATACCAACGAGGTATTGCTCCAGGGATGTTCAAAGCATTAATTGGAAGAGGTCATAGTGAGTTCTCTACCATGAGGCAGCAGGATGCATTTGAATTCctgatttatttgttgGAGAAGATTTCTGACATGTGTAAGGCAACTGGAAGAGAAGATCCTACAGAGATATTCAGGTTTCAAACTGAACGAAGACTGGAATGTGGAAACTGTCACAAAGTAAGATATCGCACTGAAAACCAGGAAAATATTTCCATTCCAGTACCGGCAAGAAGGCTGAAGGCGCCAGATCAAGTTAATTTTGATGATTCTTCTGCAGAAGTTACCACTTATGAGACAATTAGTATTATTGAGTGTCTTAATATTTTTACTGAGCCCGAACAGATTGACTACAAATGTAAGTCTTGTGGTCAGGCTGCTGGGGCGATCGCTTCTACCAAATTCAAGACTTTCCCGGAGATTCTTATGTTGAATGCTCGTAGATTTCAAGTTATCAACTGGGTTCCTGTCAAATTGGATATTCCAGTTGACGTTCCAGCGGGATCACTGAATCTCGATCGGTATATGTCGTCTGGCCCTCAGGCAGGAGAAGACGTTGTTGATGCGaaggatgatgaagatgatcaTGAGACCAGTGAAACTAGCTCTTTTACTGCTAACGAGGAAGCATTGGTCTCTCTCGAGTCTATGGGATTTCCCAGGGTACGATGTGAAAAGGCTCTATATCATACCGGCAACTCTGACGTTGAAGCGGCTACTAACTGGCTTTTTGAACATATGGACGATcctgatattgatattccTCTTTCGATTGGCTCAGGTTCAACCGATTCGGTATCTCTAGAAGCTGTTGGCCAGTTGATGGACATGGGTTTTTCTGATATTCAGGCAAAGTATGCTCTGAAGCAAACTGGTGGTAATCTTGAAGCGTCTGTCGAATATCTTTTCAGCAACCCTGACGCAGGAAAgcaagaaccagaagagcAACCTCAATCTGTTACCACGAAAAAATCAGAGCCTGTGCTGCTTGGAGACGCTTCTCTTCCTGCCGACTATGCTCTCACATCCATCATCTGTCACAAAGGAGGAAGTATTCATGCGGGACACTACGTCGCATTCATCAATAAGCCAATCTCGCCTAACGAGTCTGACTGGGTATTGTTTAATGATGAAAAGGTAGTCCGTGGTGGAGAAGCTGCCgaaatgaaaaaattcGCCtatgtatatttattccaGCGAACTCGCTGA